The Vibrio sp. NTOU-M3 genomic sequence GAGAAAGTGGAAGCTGTAGGCGAGGTTCGAATTCTTTACCGTTCCATACAGGTTTCATTTCAGACTTAGACACACCAAGGATACCAACTTCTGGCGCGTTTACGATTGGCGTAAATGCTGTGCCACCGATACCACCAAGGCTTGAGATTGTGAAACAACCACCTTGCATGTCAGCCGCAGTTAGCTTACCAGCACGTGCTTTCTTAGAAACAGCCATTAGCTCTTCAGATAGCTCGTAGATGCCTTTCTTGTTCACGTCTTTAAATACAGGAACAACTAGGCCGTTAGGCGTATCTACTGCGATACCGATGTTCACGTATTTCTTCAGAATGATGCTTTCGCCATCTTCAGATAGAGAAGAATTGAACGCAGGGAACGCTTCAAGCGCTTTAGCCGCTGCTTTCATGATGAACACAAGTGGCGTGATCTTCATGCCAGTGTCTTTCTTCGCTTCAATAGCGTTCTGCTCTTTACGGAATGCTTCTAGCTCAGTGATGTCAGCGTTGTCCCACTGTGTAACGTGAGGGATCATTACCCAGTTACGGTGTAGGTTAGCACCTGAGATCTTCTTGATCTTAGAAAGCTTCTGAACTTCAGTCTCACCAAACTTGCTGAAGTCAACTTTTGGCCAAGGTAGTAGACCAAGAGCAGCACCGTCGCTTTTGCCAGATGCTACAGCACCAGACTCAAGACGCTTAAGTGCATCTTTAACGTAAGCTTGAACGTCTTCTTTTAGGATACGGCTCTTACGACCAGTACCTTTAACCTTAGATAGGTTAACGCCAAATTCACGAGCAAGACGACGAACAACCGGAGACGCGTGTGCGTAATCGTTGTTTTCTTGGAAATCGTTCGCTGCAGGTGCCGCCGCTGGAGCTTCAGCTTTTGGTGCAGGTGCAGCTGGAGCAGGTGCTGCCGCTTGAGCTGGAGCCGCTGCAGGAGCAGGTGCTGCGCCTTCAACAACGAAAGTCATGATTAGAGAGCCAGTCGTTACTTTGTCGCCTTCAGCAATCTTGATCTCTTTAACTGTACCTGCAAATGGTGCTGGTACTTCCATAGAAGCTTTGTCGCCTTCAACAGTGATTAGAGATTGCTCTTCTTCTACTGTATCGCCAACTTTAACCATGATCTCAGTAACTTCTACTTCGTCACCGCCGATATCTGGAACGTTAACTTCTTTTTCTGCTGATGCCGCAGGAGCTGCTGCTGGAGCCGCTTCAACTGCAGGAGCAGCTGCTACTGGCGCACCAGAACCTGCTACTTCGAATACCATCACAAGAGATCCAGTTGTTACTGAATCACCTTCAGCAATCTTGATCTCTTTAACCGTACCTGCAAATGGTGCTGGTACTTCCATAGAAGCTTTGTCGCCTTCTACAGTTAGAAGTGATTGCTCTTCTTCTACTGCATCGCCAACTTTAACCATGATTTCAGTAACTTC encodes the following:
- the aceF gene encoding pyruvate dehydrogenase complex dihydrolipoyllysine-residue acetyltransferase; translation: MAIEINVPDIGADEVEVTEILVSVGDKVEEEQSLITVEGDKASMEVPASQAGIVKEIKVAEGDSVTTGSLIMIFEAEGAADAAPAPAAEAAPAAAPAPAAAAELKEVHVPDIGGDEVEVTEIMVKVGDAVEEEQSLLTVEGDKASMEVPAPFAGTVKEIKIAEGDSVTTGSLVMVFEVAGSGAPVAAAPAVEAAPAAAPAASAEKEVNVPDIGGDEVEVTEIMVKVGDTVEEEQSLITVEGDKASMEVPAPFAGTVKEIKIAEGDKVTTGSLIMTFVVEGAAPAPAAAPAQAAAPAPAAPAPKAEAPAAAPAANDFQENNDYAHASPVVRRLAREFGVNLSKVKGTGRKSRILKEDVQAYVKDALKRLESGAVASGKSDGAALGLLPWPKVDFSKFGETEVQKLSKIKKISGANLHRNWVMIPHVTQWDNADITELEAFRKEQNAIEAKKDTGMKITPLVFIMKAAAKALEAFPAFNSSLSEDGESIILKKYVNIGIAVDTPNGLVVPVFKDVNKKGIYELSEELMAVSKKARAGKLTAADMQGGCFTISSLGGIGGTAFTPIVNAPEVGILGVSKSEMKPVWNGKEFEPRLQLPLSLSYDHRVIDGAEGARFITFLNGALSDIRRLVL